One window of Papio anubis isolate 15944 chromosome 10, Panubis1.0, whole genome shotgun sequence genomic DNA carries:
- the LOC110740943 gene encoding C-X-C chemokine receptor type 1-like: protein MLFKAHMGQKHRAMRVVFAVVLIFLLCWLPYHLVLLADTLMRTQVIKEICEHRNYIGRALDATEMLGILHSCLNPLIYAFIGQKFHHGFLKILATHGLVSKEFLVCHHVTSYTSSSVNVSSNL, encoded by the coding sequence ATGCTGTTTAAGGCCCACATGGGGCAGAAGCACCGGGCCATGCGGGTCGTCTTTGCTGTTGTCCTCATCTTCCTGCTCTGCTGGCTGCCCTACCACCTGGTCCTGCTCGCAGACACCCTCATGAGGACCCAGGTGATCAAGGAGATCTGTGAGCACCGCAATTACATTGGCCGGGCCCTGGATGCCACTGAGATGCTAGGCATCCTTCACAGCTGCCTCAACCCCCTCATCTACGCCTTCATCGGCCAGAAGTTTCACCACGGATTCCTCAAGATCCTGGCCACACATGGCCTGGTCAGTAAGGAGTTCTTGGTATGTCATCACGTTACCTCCTACACTTCTTCCTCTGTCAATGTCTCTTCCAACCTCTGA